One Brassica napus cultivar Da-Ae chromosome A1, Da-Ae, whole genome shotgun sequence genomic region harbors:
- the LOC106449195 gene encoding protein SABRE-like isoform X1, giving the protein MAGSPAKFLFGFLILSMVLWMIFVLCSRFFAWILSRVLGASVVFRFGGWKCLRDVVVKFNKGAIESVSAGEIKLSLRQSLVKLGVGFLSRDPKVQVLICDLEVVMRSSTSAKNVPKAKSQKPRNSGWGKWMLVANIARFLSVSVADMVVKTRKAVMEVKELKLDISKDGGTKPNLYVELHVLPILVHLCESRMTSDQSSTSSFERSTASQTTSATTDRSSAALFCDELSLSTEFGHDRAVGIFLRNVEVISGDVTLTFDEDSFPKSKQSSSTLHSDEVVTSTSADSSAKKSPKEHQLVAALAKYSSSFPEMISFKLPKLDVRCVNREHDLAAENNITGIQLRSVKSKSFEDTGESTRLDVQMELSEIHLFREAESSVVEIMKVDVVSFIYIPIQPVLPIRAEVDIKLGGTRCNLFISRLQPWLRLHFLKKKKLVLQGPTHTLGKSKAADTKAIMWTGTVSAPEMTVMLYGIDGSPMYHFCSQSSHVFANNISSTGTAVHVELGELNLHLADEYQECFKENLFGIEPNSGSLMHIAKLSLDWGRSDRTSSDEVGCRSKLVLSVDVTGMGIYFSFKRVESLITNAMSFKALFKTLSVSGKKMNQTGGVQPSKGSGKGTRLVNLNLERCCVNFCDDTGLDNTLIDDPKTVNYGSQGGRVTFSSLADGRLRTASIQSTASKECKRLKYSVSLEISHFRLCLNKDKHSTQMELGRAMSIYQEYLEEHKPCSKVKLFDMHNAKLVRRSGGLNEIGVCSLFSATDISLGWEPDVHLSFYELFLRLKSLVFAQRLKEHERECISSVKDGGTGEEINLSNSVDKQKKKESMFAIDVETLTISAEVGDGVEVKLEAQSIFSENACIGVLLEGLILAFNGSRVFKTTRMQISRVPSASSSLSDAVPVMTGGPWDWVVQGLDVHICMPHKLQLRAIDDSIEDMLRALRLITVAKGKNIFPGKRETSKPKSKKSSPKFGRIRFCIRRLTADIEEEPIQGWLDEHYHLVKKEACELAVRLKFLEDFIHKTTQSSKGAETSDPSDERKMLFDGVEIDVKDPLAINKVKDEIHKRSFQSYYQACQGLAPSEGSGACREGFQAGFKPSAARTSLLSVCATDFDLSLTAVHGGDVGLMEVLKKLDPICQENDVPFSRLYGSNVDLKTGSLVVQLRNYTLPLLSGTSGKCEGRIVLAQQATCFQPQISQDVYVGRWRKVRMFRSATGTTPPMKTYSDLRIHFQQGQVSFGVGYEPAFADISYAFTVALRRANLSYRSPSVPPPVKKERSLPWWDDMRNYVHGNITLSFSESKWDILATTNPYESLDKLQIVTGPIELRQSDGRVFVNAKDFKIKLSSLESLISRHSLKVPVGTSRAAFIEAPLFNLEVTMDWECESGDSLNHYLYAFPTEGKPREKVFDPFRSTSLSLRWNFSLRPEKFHQSSSGTEQSTDTGTVYSSQDKPETPTMNLGAHDLAWILKFWGLMYYPPHKLRSFSRWPRFGVARVARSGNLSLDKVMTEFMLRVDATPSLISYMPWDSDDPARGLTFNMAKLKYELCYSRGKQNYTFECKRDVLDLVYQGLDLHVPKAFINKDVHPSIALRKSTQSALIDRIPCGKNRKRDEKHRDEGFLLSCDYFTIRRQAPKADPERLLAWQEAGRRNLEMTYVRSEFENGSESDEHIRSDPSDDDGYNVVIADNCQRVFVYGLKLLWTIANRDAVWSFVGAISKAFEPAKPSPSRQYTQRKITEESQKESCQETHQGETMKSSASPGRNIPSQPMEMAGPLSSPSHSVKIEKSYDRADLGKVENSESEEEGTRHFMVNVIEPQFNLHSEEANGRFLLAAVSGRVLARSFNSIMRVGVEVIEQALGTGSVQIPECNPEMTWTRMEISVMLKHVQAHVAPTDVDPGAGLQWLPKIRKNSPKVKRTGALLERVFMPCDMYLRYTRHKGGNPDLKVKPLKELTFNSHNITATMTSRQFQVMLDVLTNLLFARLPKPRKSSLQCPTEDEDVEEEADEVVPYGVEEVELAKINLEEKERARKLLLDDIRKLSHCSDSMADTHMEREGELWMISTRKSTLVKGLKKELLHAQKSRKVASASLRMALQKAAQLRLMEKEKNKSPSYAMCISLQFNKVVWSMIVDGKSFAEAEINDMIYDFYRDYKDIGVARFTTKSFVVRNCLPLAKSDMLLSAWNPPSEWGNFICRNFMLHVDAKQGAPKDGHYPLELFHVAIYPLRIHLTETMYRMMWEYFFPEEEQDSQRRQEVWKISTTAGSKRVKKGLVSHESSTTSHSNVEASRGSSAGLSQSNADSVQKSNTLSLRSSTGGFGQELRRTSSFDRTWEENVAQSVANELVLQAHSCTVSSSVEQQEDSSKQKIKETKPVKPGRSSHEEKKAGKSRPRKMMEFHNIKISQVELQVTYEGSRFVVNDLKLLMDTFDHVEFTGTWRRLFSRVKKHIIWGVLKSVTGMQGKKFKDKSQINRGITENDLNLSDNDHTGKPVTLFKRQSDGAGEGFVTSVKGLFNTQRRKAKAFVLRTMRGEAENDFHGEWSDSDVEFSPFARQLTITKTKKLIRRHTKKLRPRSQRGSTSQQRESLPSSSREVTAFESDCSSGSSPYEDFKD; this is encoded by the exons atGGCGGGTTCACCTGCTAAGTTCTTGTTCGGGTTCCTGATTCTTTCCATGGTCTTGTGGATGATCTTCGT ACTTTGTTCAAGATTCTTTGCCTGGATTCTTAGCCGAGTGCTTGGAGCATCTGTTGTCTTCCGTTTTGGCGGTTGGAAATGCCTCAGGGATGTCGTCGTCAAGTTCAATAAG ggtGCTATTGAGTCGGTGTCTGCTGGTGAAATTAAACTAAGCTTACGACAGTCCTTGGTCAAACTCGGCGTTGGTTTTCTTTCTAGAGATCCTAAAGTGCAAGTCTTGATATGTGATCTTGAAGTTGTAATGAGGTCATCGACTTCAGCAAAAAATGTACCCAAAGCCAAAAGTCAGAAACCTCGTAATTCTGGCTGGGGAAAGTGGATGCTGGTGGCTAATATTGCCAggtttctttcagtttccgtcgCAGATATGGTTGTCAAG ACCCGAAAGGCAGTAATGGAAGTCAAGGAACTGAAGTTGGATATATCGAAAGATGGTGGGACAAAGCCAAATCTATATGTAGAGCTGCATGTATTACCGATTCTGGTTCACTTATGTGAGTCACGCATGACGTCTGATCAGTCGTCTACCTCAAGCTTTGAAAGGTCTACTGCTTCCCAAACGACCTCTGCCACAACAGACAGATCCTCTGCTGCTTTGTTTTGTGATGAGCTCTCTCTTTCTACTGAGTTTGGACATGACAG GGCTGTAGGTATTTTTTTACGAAATGTGGAAGTTATATCTGGAGATGTAACACTGACTTTTGATGAGGATTCATTTCCAAAGAGCAAACAGTCATCATCTACTCTTCATTCAGATGAAGTTGTAACGTCAACTAGTGCTGATTCATCTGCCAAGAAATCTCCTAAAGAGCATCAACTGGTGGCAGCTCTCGCAAAATATTCTTCATCTTTTCCTGAAATG ATCTCATTCAAACTACCCAAACTGGATGTGAGATGTGTCAATCGAGAACATGATCTGGCTGCTGAGAATAACATCACAGGAATTCAACTTAGGAGTGTTAAATCAAAATCTTTTGAAGACACAGGAGAGAGTACACGTCTCGATGTTCAGATGGAACTCAGTGAAATTCAT CTTTTTAGAGAAGCTGAGTCCTCTGTTGTGGAGATTATGAAAGTTGATGTGGTCTCTTTTATCTACATCCCAATTCAG CCGGTTCTGCCTATTAGAGCTGAAGTTGATATAAAGCTGGGAGGTACACGATGCAACCTATTCATCTCTAGGCTACAGCCATGGTTGCGTCTTCATttcttgaaaaagaaaaaactggtGCTACAAGGTCCCACTCACACACTCGGTAAATCAAAAGCTGCTGATACGAAAGCCATTATGTGGACAGGCACAGTTTCAGCCCCTGAGATGACTGTTATGCTATATGGTATTGATGGTTCGCCTATGTATCAT TTTTGTTCGCAGTCGTCGCATGTGTTTGCAAATAACATTTCGAGTACGGGCACAGCAGTTCATGTTGAACTTGGTGAATTGAATCTGCATCTGGCAGATGAGTACCAGGAATGCTTTAAAGAAAACCTTTTCGGAATAGAGCCGAACTCTGGTTCGTTAATGCATATAGCAAAGCTTAGCTTGGATTGGGGAAGAAGTGACAGGACATCATCTGACGAAGTTGGTTGCAGAAGTAAATTGGTACTCTCAGTAGACGTGACTGGAATGGGTATTTACTTTTCTTTCAAGCGTGTTGAATCCCTCATAACAAATGCTATGTCCTTCAAAGCTCTCTTCAAGACATTATCTGTTTCCGGAAAAAAGATGAATCAAACGGGAGGAGTGCAACCATCCAAAGGATCTGGGAAAGGAACTAGGCTTGTGAACCTGAATCTTGAACGTTGCTGTGTGAATTTCTGTGACGATACAGGATTGGACAACACACTTATTGACGATCCTAAAACCGTCAATTATGGATCACAAGGTGGCCGAGTTACGTTTAGTTCATTGGCTGATGGCAGACTACGCACAGCGAGCATTCAGTCTACTGCTTCTAAAGAGTGTAAAAGACTGAAGTACTCGGTCTCTCTGGAAATATCACATTTTAGACTTTGTCTCAACAAGGATAAACACTCAACGCAAATGGAACTTGGAAGAGCAATGTCTATCTACCAGGAATATTTGGAGGAGCATAAACCTTGTTCAAAGGTCAAGTTGTTTGATATGCACAACGCGAAGCTTGTACGTCGATCTGGTGGTCTCAATGAAATAGGTGTCTGTTCTCTTTTCAGTGCTACTGATATTTCACTGGGTTGGGAACCTGACGTCCATCTGTCTTTCTATGAACTGTTTTTGCGGTTGAAATCCCTGGTTTTTGCACAAAGGCTTAAAGAACATGAAAGGGAATGCATCTCTAGTGTGAAAGATGGTGGCACGGGTGAAGAAATAAATCTGTCCAATTCTGTTGACAAGCAGAAGAAAAAGGAATCTATGTTTGCTATTGATGTGGAAACGTTGACAATATCAGCTGAGGTAGGAGATGGGGTAGAGGTTAAATTGGAGGCACAATCAATATTTTCTGAGAATGCCTGTATAGGAGTGCTTCTTGAGGGGCTTATACTTGCTTTTAATGGATCTCGAGTGTTTAAAACTACAAGAATGCAAATATCAAGAGTTCCTTCTGCCTCGTCGAGTTTATCTGATGCAGTCCCTGTAATGACAGGTGGTCCTTGGGACTGGGTAGTACAAGGGCTTGATGTGCATATTTGCATGCCACACAAACTGCAGTTGCGTGCCATAGATGATTCGATTGAAGACATGTTGCGAGCCTTGAGACTTATAACTGTAGCGAAAGGTAAAAACATTTTTCCAGGAAAGAGAGAAACCTCGAAGCCTAAGAGTAAGAAATCTAGTCCAAAATTTGGCCGCATAAGATTTTGCATACGCAGGCTTACCGCAGATATTGAGGAAGAACCAATTCAGGGTTGGCTTGATGAACACTATCATCTGGTTAAGAAGGAAGCTTGCGAGTTGGCTGTCAGATTGAAATTTCTTGAagattttattcacaaaactaCTCAGTCTTCTAAAGGTGCTGAAACAAGTGATCCTTCAGATGAAAGAAAGATGCTTTTTGATGGGGTTGAAATTGATGTCAAGGATCCTTTAGCTATTAACAAAGTCAAGGATGAGATTCATAAACGGTCTTTTCAATCGTATTATCAAGCATGTCAGGGTTTAGCTCCCTCAGAGGGTTCCGGTGCCTGTAGGGAAGGGTTTCAGGCAGGTTTTAAGCCAAGTGCTGCTAGAACCTCTCTTCTCTCTGTTTGTGCCACAGATTTTGATTTAAGCTTGACGGCAGTTCATGGTGGTGATGTTGGTTTGATGGAAGTCTTAAAGAAGCTTGATCCTATTTGTCAAGAAAATGACGTACCCTTTTCTCGGTTATATGGAAGCAACGTTGACTTGAAAACTGGAAGTTTGGTAGTTCAGCTAAGAAATTACACACTCCCTCTTCTCTCTGGCACTTCTGGCAAATGTGAAGGTCGTATTGTACTTGCTCAGCAG GCAACGTGTTTTCAACCACAAATTTCGCAAGACGTATATGTAGGAAGATGGAGAAAAGTGCGAATGTTCCGGTCAGCAACTGGCACAACTCCGCCGATGAAGACCTACTCAGATCTGCGCATACACTTTCAACAAGGACAAGTTTCCTTTGGAGTTGGATATGAACCGGCGTTTGCAGACATTAGCTATGCTTTCACAGTGGCTCTTCGTAGGGCTAATCTGAGTTATAGGAGTCCAAGTGTTCCACCTCCCGTTAAAAAAGAACGAAGCTTACCTTGGTGGGATGATATGAGAAACTATGTTCATGGCAATATCACTTTATCTTTTTCTGAATCAAAGTGGGATATTCTTGCTACAACAAATCCGTATGAGAGTCTTGATAAACTTCAAATAGTGACTGGTCCTATTGAACTTCGGCAGTCAGATGGTCGCGTGTTTGTCAATGCTAAAGACTTTAAGATAAAACTGAGCAGTCTGGAGAGTTTGATTAGCCGACACTCTTTAAAAGTTCCAGTCGGCACCTCTAGAGCTGCATTTATTGAAGCCCCTTTGTTTAATCTCGAAGTTACAATGGACTGGGAATGCGAGTCTGGGGATTCTTTGAATCATTACCTATATGCATTTCCAACTGAAGGAAAGCCTcgtgaaaaggtttttgatcCGTTCAGATCAACATCACTCTCGCTTCGGTGGAATTTCTCCCTTAGACCGGAGAAATTTCACCAGTCTTCCTCAGGTACAGAGCAGTCAACAGACACTGGAACTGTCTATAGCTCGCAAGACAAGCCTGAGACACCCACAATGAATCTTGGAGCTCATGATTTGGCATGGATACTTAAGTTCTGGGGTTTGATGTACTATCCTCCTCACAAGTTACGTTCTTTCTCCAGATGGCCTAGGTTTGGTGTCGCCAGAGTTGCAAGATCAGGAAACTTATCTCTAGATAAGGTTATGACGGAATTTATGCTCCGTGTAGATGCCACTCCTTCCCTGATCAGTTACATGCCTTGGGACTCTGATGATCCTGCCAGAGGATTGACGTTTAACATGGCAAAGCTAAAATACGAATTATGCTATAGTCGTGGGAAGCAGAACTATACATTTGAATGCAAGCGAGATGTGCTTGACCTTGTATATCAAGGTCTTGATCTTCACGTGCCTAAGGCTTTTATTAACAAAGATGTGCATCCTTCCATTGCTTTGAGGAAAAGCACTCAAAGTGCTTTGATAGACAGAATACCCTGTGGAAAGAATCGCAAGAGGGATGAGAAGCATCGCGATGAAGGTTTTCTATTGTCGTGTGATTATTTTACAATCAGAAGGCAGGCCCCAAAAGCTGATCCGGAAAGGCTATTAGCTTGGCAAGAGGCTGGAAGAAGAAATCTTGAGATGACATATGTGCGGTCTGAATTTGAAAACGGAAGCGAGAGTGATGAACACATACGATCAGACCCTAGTGATGATGATGGATACAATGTTGTCATTGCTGACAATTGTCAACGGGTCTTTGTTTATGGCCTGAAACTCCTGTGGACCATTGCGAACAGAGATGCTGTTTGGTCTTTTGTTGGTGCAATATCGAAAGCATTTGAGCCTGCCAAACCTTCTCCGTCGCGTCAGTATACACAGAGGAAGATTACTGAAGAAAGCCAAAAAGAATCTTGTCAAGAAACGCATCAAGGGGAAACGATGAAGTCTTCTGCTAGTCCTGGAAGAAATATCCCTTCACAGCCTATGGAGATGGCAGGACCTCTTTCATCACCGTCACACTCGGTGAAAATTGAGAAATCATATGACAGAGCTG ATCTAGGTAAAGTTGAGAACAGTGAATCTGAGGAAGAAGGCACTCGTCATTTCATGGTGAATGTCATCGAGCCACAGTTTAATCTTCACTCTGAAGAAGCTAAT GGACGCTTTCTGCTTGCTGCTGTTAGTGGCCGTGTTCTAGCACGATCGTTTAATTCCATCATGCGTGTTGGTGTAGAAGTGATTGAACAGGCTCTAGGCACTGGAAGTGTCCAGATTCCAGAATGTAATCCTGAAATGACATGGACACGGATGGAAATTTCTGTAATGTTAAAGCATGTGCAGGCTCATGTTGCTCCGACTGATGTTGACCCGGGTGCTGGATTGCAGTGGCTCCCAAAAATTCGTAAAAACTCGCCAAAGGTGAAACGTACTGGGGCTTTACTTGAAAGAGTCTTCATGCCTTGTGACATGTACCTTAGGTATACAAGACACAAAGGTGGAAATCCTGATTTAAAG GTGAAACCACTAAAAGAACTCACTTTCAATTCACACAATATAACCGCTACGATGACTTCTCGGCAATTCCAGGTTATGCTGGATGTTCTGACTAATCTTCTCTTTGCAAGGCTTCCAAA GCCTCGGAAAAGTAGTCTCCAATGTCCCACTGAAGATGAAGATGTTGAAGAGGAGGCTGATGAAGTAGTTCCATATGGAGTTGAAGAAGTAGAGCTTGCAAAAATTAACCTTGAAGAAAAAGAGCGAGCACGAAAATTGCTTCTTGATGATATTAGAAAACTGTCTCATTGTTCCGACAGTATGGCTGACACACATATGGAAAGGGAAGGTGAATTGTGGATGATTAGTACCAGAAAATCCACACTG gtGAAAGGATTAAAGAAAGAGCTCTTACATGCACAGAAGTCTAGAAAGGTGGCTTCTGCATCTCTAAGAATGGCGCTACAGAAGGCTGCACAGCTGCGACTGATggagaaagaaaagaacaaaaGTCCATCATATGCTATGTGTATTTCCTTGCAATTCAATAAGGTTGTTTGGAGCATGATTGTAGACGGTAAATCCTTTGCTGAAGCAGAGATAAATGACATG ATTTATGACTTTTATCGGGATTACAAAGACATTGGAGTTGCTCGATTCACCACCAAGTCCTTTGTTGTGAGGAACTGTTTGCCTCTTGCAAAGTCGGATATGCTTTTATCAGCGTGGAATCCTCCAAGCGAGTGGGGAAA TTTTATTTGCAGGAATTTTATGCTACATGTTGATGCAAAGCAAGGAGCACCAAAAGATGGACACTATCCTCTTGAGCTTTTCCAT GTTGCGATTTACCCCCTGAGGATTCATTTAACAGAAACAATGTACAGAATGATGTGGGAGTATTTCTTCCCAGAGGAAGAGCAAGATTCCCAAAGGCGACAG GAAGTTTGGAAAATTTCGACAACAGCTGGTTCGAAACGTGTGAAGAAAGGGTTAGTAAGTCATGAATCTTCTACAACTAGTCACTCCAATGTTGAAGCATCTCGGGGGAGTTCTGCAGGGCTGTCACAAAGCAATGCTGACTCTGTTCAA AAATCAAATACTCTCAGCCTCAGGTCTAGCACGGGTGGTTTTGGTCAGGAGTTGAGAAGAACATCTTCTTTTGATAGGACCTGGGAAGAAAATGTAGCACAATCCGTAGCCAATGAACTCGTTCTACAAGCTCACTCTTGCACCGTGTCATCTTCCGTTGAACAACAGGAGGATTCCTCTAAACAGAAGATCAAAGAGACAAAACCTGTCAAGCCTGGCCGCTCTTCTCATGAAGAAAAGAAAGCTGGAAAATCTAGGCCTAGAAAGATGATGGAGTTTCACAACATCAAAATAAGCCAG GTGGAGCTTCAAGTGACCTATGAGGGCTCAAGATTTGTTGTAAATGACCTCAAGTTGCTGATGGATACATTTGACCATGTTGAGTTCACTGGGACTTGGAGAAGACTGTTTTCTCGTGTTAAAAAACACATCATCTGGGGAGTACTGAAGTCTGTTACAGGAATGCAG GGGAAGAAATTCAAAGACAAATCACAGATTAACCGTGGGATTACTGAGAATGACCTTAATCTAAGTGACAATGATCACACGGGGAAACCAGTGACGTTGTTTAAGCGTCAAAGTGATGGAGCAGGGGAGGGATTTGTTACTTCTGTTAAAGGACTATTCAACACGCAAAGGCGCAAAGCCAAAGCATTTGTGTTGAGAACTATGAGAGGTGAAGCAGAGAATGATTTCCACGGGGAGTGGAGTGACAGTGATGTAGAATTCTCTCCTTTTGCTCGGCAATTAACTATAACGAAAACTAAGAAGCTCATCAGACGTCACACTAAGAAACTACGTCCAAGATCTCAAAGAG GTTCGACTTCTCAGCAAAGAGAATCACTTCCATCATCATCCAGAGAGGTTACTGCATTTGAAAGTGATTGTTCAAGTGGATCTTCACCGTACGAAGATTTTAAAGATTAA